The proteins below are encoded in one region of Diorhabda carinulata isolate Delta chromosome 3, icDioCari1.1, whole genome shotgun sequence:
- the LOC130891856 gene encoding uncharacterized protein LOC130891856 isoform X2: MRFCIVCGNSEDDVKHLFCFPRSADSSQIWQEAMGMKYRPLCGHVRICNEHFTKDRFVPCTSVLRLKADAVPTILEVQKDHVMKGLDQIANKKVNIISQYIIKPEPQTLLDTKSLSNANSEVTEHDKTNSSQSPSQRAATPISSTVRCRRTLFKDVEGLCSTQITPRKQKLMVIVKRKQGLSMI, encoded by the exons atgagattttgtatTGTGTGCGGTAATTCTGAAGACGACGTAAAGCATTTATTTTGCTTTCCCCGTAGCGCAGACag CTCGCAAATATGGCAGGAAGCTATGGGAATGAAATATAGACCACTATGTGGCCATGTTAGAATCTGCAATGAGCATTTCACAAAAGATAGATTTGTGCCGTGTACCTCAGTTTTACGTTTGAAAGCTGATGCAGTGCCCACAATTCTGGAAGTCCAGAAGGACCATGTTATGAAG ggaCTGGACCAGatagcaaataaaaaagtaaacattatatcccaatatataataaagccaGAACCACAG actCTTTTGGATACCAAATCATTAAGTAATGCAAACAGTGAAGTTACTGAACATGATAAAACAAATTCCTCGCAGTCACCATCCCAACGGGCTGCCACACCAATTTCAAGTACAGTTAGATGTAGAAGGACTCTTTTTAAGGACGTTGAAGGCTTGTGTTCAACACAGATAACACCAAGAAAGCAAAAGTTGATGGTTATTGTGAAGAGGAAGCAGGGTCTATCTATGATCTAA
- the LOC130891856 gene encoding uncharacterized protein LOC130891856 isoform X1: MQPKYWNPSTLLTESNPIQQLFIDKIREYRQKSNSSQIWQEAMGMKYRPLCGHVRICNEHFTKDRFVPCTSVLRLKADAVPTILEVQKDHVMKGLDQIANKKVNIISQYIIKPEPQTLLDTKSLSNANSEVTEHDKTNSSQSPSQRAATPISSTVRCRRTLFKDVEGLCSTQITPRKQKLMVIVKRKQGLSMI, translated from the exons ATGCAGCCAAAATATTGGAATCCTAGCACCTTGCTTACAGAAAGCAACCCAATTCAACAgctttttattgataaaattagaGAATATAGACAAAAAAGTAACAG CTCGCAAATATGGCAGGAAGCTATGGGAATGAAATATAGACCACTATGTGGCCATGTTAGAATCTGCAATGAGCATTTCACAAAAGATAGATTTGTGCCGTGTACCTCAGTTTTACGTTTGAAAGCTGATGCAGTGCCCACAATTCTGGAAGTCCAGAAGGACCATGTTATGAAG ggaCTGGACCAGatagcaaataaaaaagtaaacattatatcccaatatataataaagccaGAACCACAG actCTTTTGGATACCAAATCATTAAGTAATGCAAACAGTGAAGTTACTGAACATGATAAAACAAATTCCTCGCAGTCACCATCCCAACGGGCTGCCACACCAATTTCAAGTACAGTTAGATGTAGAAGGACTCTTTTTAAGGACGTTGAAGGCTTGTGTTCAACACAGATAACACCAAGAAAGCAAAAGTTGATGGTTATTGTGAAGAGGAAGCAGGGTCTATCTATGATCTAA
- the LOC130891533 gene encoding uncharacterized protein LOC130891533 — protein sequence MVFNCCVNGCNNYNKDAQMHIFPKDQILYDIWINAIGREDLKVKPMERVRKSYRICTIHFSAEARYVGTRNKSTLKQDAIPSLFLNASNRKEVSSAKMVKLRSKHSLSEQIGSPEVETVNISIPSTSKLICEEVLPVSSSKLITPEQNMQSQVMMCTPTKISSLNKSTRLLSSISVRKASELTPKAKKLYRVASSLRKISKKSNFKYLSSYILSVNKNIL from the exons ATGGTTTTTAACTGTTGCGTTAATGGCTGTAACAATTATAACAAGGATGCCCAAATGcatatttttccaaaagatcaaata cTGTATGATATTTGGATTAATGCAATTGGCCGAGAAGACTTAAAGGTGAAGCCTATGGAAAGAGTCCGAAAGTCGTACCGTATTTGTACTATTCACTTTAGTGCAGAAGCCCGCTATGTTGGAACCAGAAATAAATCGACCTTAAAACAGGATGCAATTCCTTCTCTATTTCTTAATGCTTCTAACAGGAAAGAAG TTTCTTCTGCCAAAATGGTTAAACTACGCTCAAAGCATAGTTTATCAGAGCAAATAGGTTCACCTGAAGTAGAAACAGTTAACATCTCCATACcatcaacttcaaaattgatTTGTGAAGAAGTTTTACCAGTTTCTTCATCTAAACTTATTACACCAGAACAAAATATGCAATCCCAGGTCATGATGTGTACtccaacaaaaatttcaa gtttAAACAAATCCACAAGATTGCTTTCTAGCATCAGTGTAAGAAAAGCTTCAGAACTAACACCAAAAGCAAAAAAGCTCTATAGGGTAGCTTCCAGTcttcgaaaaatttcaaagaaatctaACTTTAAGTACCTATCTAGTTATATACTTagtgttaataaaaatatattgtag